Proteins co-encoded in one Terriglobia bacterium genomic window:
- a CDS encoding 4'-phosphopantetheinyl transferase superfamily protein, translating to MKPIWQAAPADLEVRQDEAHVWFCNFSEVSDFADGSQVLSEAEQNRADRFKTEDSKLTYIGSHIFLRRVLGSCLPIPASAVRFSVSTGGKPCLDQLIHATDLQFNLSHSQRSAACIIARGTAVGIDLERSDPELCDDDTARQVFGQEELHYLNQRGQTERTAAFFRGWTKKEAYAKCKGTGLSSDLAALTIGCHDAESVFGGVSLLSFRFPNGYAGALAIEGPSVPVSYWTMSPQRLINLT from the coding sequence ATGAAACCCATTTGGCAGGCAGCGCCGGCGGACCTCGAGGTTCGGCAGGACGAGGCTCACGTCTGGTTCTGCAATTTCTCGGAGGTAAGTGATTTCGCGGACGGTTCCCAAGTTCTTTCCGAAGCAGAACAGAACCGCGCTGATCGATTCAAGACGGAAGACTCAAAATTAACCTATATTGGATCGCACATCTTCCTGCGGCGGGTGCTCGGATCGTGTCTGCCAATCCCAGCTTCGGCAGTGCGGTTTTCCGTCTCGACGGGTGGAAAGCCGTGCCTCGATCAGCTCATTCACGCAACTGATCTCCAATTCAACCTGAGCCATTCGCAGCGGAGCGCAGCCTGCATTATTGCCCGCGGCACAGCCGTTGGAATTGACCTGGAACGCTCTGATCCCGAGCTGTGCGATGACGATACTGCCAGACAGGTGTTTGGACAGGAAGAGCTGCACTATCTCAACCAGCGCGGGCAGACAGAACGAACAGCGGCATTCTTTCGGGGATGGACAAAAAAGGAAGCCTACGCGAAGTGCAAGGGAACTGGACTCTCGTCCGACTTGGCCGCCTTAACTATAGGTTGCCACGACGCTGAGTCGGTGTTCGGCGGTGTTTCTTTGCTTTCGTTCCGATTTCCAAACGGATACGCAGGGGCTCTCGCGATCGAGGGACCGTCTGTGCCTGTGAGTTATTGGACTATGTCGCCGCAACGCTTGATCAATTTGACATGA
- a CDS encoding PEP-CTERM sorting domain-containing protein codes for MKKLLVVLLLICAASWAFADTAQITTVSAPYGQAGPYKFNVQQSNPAYPSGNQWLVCWSDQNEISIGESWTANVYTIADVPVAGPFNQTTQSYTEIAWLAWQLVQHPGDIDLQVAIWQVAGLTGTTFQGQFNQADVDQDIADALAAIEGGYNASNALFYLPVNSDGQFITDGPQPLVGFVPEPGSLFLLGTGILGAAGAIRRRFLI; via the coding sequence ATGAAGAAGCTCTTGGTGGTTTTGTTGTTAATATGTGCTGCAAGCTGGGCCTTTGCTGATACGGCTCAGATTACGACCGTTTCTGCACCTTATGGGCAGGCCGGTCCATACAAGTTCAACGTCCAGCAGTCTAATCCGGCGTATCCCTCAGGGAATCAGTGGCTCGTTTGCTGGTCTGACCAGAACGAGATCTCCATCGGCGAGAGTTGGACGGCGAACGTTTACACAATTGCCGATGTGCCAGTGGCTGGTCCCTTCAACCAGACTACGCAGTCGTACACCGAGATTGCTTGGCTGGCTTGGCAATTGGTGCAGCATCCGGGCGATATCGACTTGCAGGTAGCAATTTGGCAGGTCGCGGGACTGACCGGCACTACCTTCCAGGGTCAGTTCAATCAGGCGGATGTTGATCAGGACATTGCTGACGCACTCGCAGCGATTGAAGGTGGTTACAACGCCTCCAATGCCCTGTTCTATCTGCCGGTCAACTCAGATGGGCAGTTTATTACTGATGGACCTCAGCCTCTAGTTGGCTTCGTTCCTGAACCGGGTAGCCTGTTCCTTCTTGGAACTGGTATCCTCGGCGCAGCGGGCGCGATTCGCCGTCGCTTTCTGATCTGA
- a CDS encoding oligosaccharide flippase family protein: MIEELRRLLKHSGIYGVSVVLSKMVGFLMIPIYTRCLAPSDYGVLELLDLLMFLTGIFASMGIYSAVFKFYSAYESQQDKREVISSALLYYCAISGALSVCMILAAKPLAYFVFGGAQYVVFIRITAFTLFFSSLADVPQAYWRVQEKTVLFAGLGVMKTFVSILSLITALVILKLGLRGAVYANMVTAAIFGIPLFGWTLAKMPRRVVPAKLKEMLKYGAPLIVQSLGSFVLVYSDRFFLRHYTDLNEVGVYSLGYKLAGIVSVLVTGPFSFAWQWQQFEIAKREDGKRIQARIQTYQLLVSLLVGLGVSVLAKDILSVIAPKSYFGADTVVPLIVLSYIFANMRIVVASGVLVQRTTEQMALIYSLSAASNLALNWWLIPRFGMMGAAIATAGSYGFSLLLAFIVAQRLYYVPYEYKRNFLLLGISFATYYLSTLIRFSLIFSVVAKCLLLGAFVILAMCVLDSKERKMGVELMRAAVYRVRGKLKAGGERVLQP, from the coding sequence ATGATTGAAGAGTTACGCCGATTACTGAAGCACTCGGGCATTTATGGCGTCAGCGTAGTCCTATCGAAAATGGTGGGATTCCTGATGATTCCCATCTACACCCGCTGCCTTGCGCCGAGCGACTACGGAGTGCTCGAACTCCTGGACTTGTTAATGTTTCTCACCGGCATTTTTGCCTCGATGGGCATCTATTCCGCCGTTTTCAAGTTTTATTCAGCGTATGAAAGTCAGCAGGACAAGAGAGAGGTAATTTCCAGTGCTCTTCTCTACTACTGCGCGATTTCGGGAGCACTTTCTGTCTGCATGATTCTGGCGGCCAAGCCCTTAGCGTATTTCGTTTTCGGTGGGGCGCAGTATGTGGTTTTCATCCGGATTACCGCGTTTACCTTGTTCTTTTCGAGCTTGGCGGATGTGCCGCAAGCTTACTGGCGAGTTCAAGAGAAGACTGTACTTTTCGCCGGTCTAGGGGTGATGAAGACTTTCGTTTCCATTCTTTCCCTCATCACAGCACTAGTAATCCTGAAATTGGGACTGCGGGGTGCCGTGTACGCCAACATGGTGACTGCGGCGATCTTTGGGATACCGTTGTTTGGCTGGACTTTGGCAAAGATGCCGAGAAGGGTTGTTCCGGCCAAATTGAAGGAAATGTTGAAATATGGCGCACCCTTGATTGTGCAGAGTCTTGGCTCTTTCGTATTGGTTTACTCCGACCGCTTCTTCCTTCGGCACTACACAGATCTCAATGAGGTTGGTGTTTATTCACTTGGATATAAGCTTGCCGGTATTGTCAGCGTTCTAGTTACAGGCCCGTTCAGCTTCGCATGGCAGTGGCAACAGTTTGAGATCGCAAAGAGAGAAGACGGGAAGCGCATTCAGGCGCGCATACAAACATACCAGTTGCTGGTTTCTCTGCTGGTTGGATTGGGCGTATCGGTGTTGGCTAAGGACATTCTCTCAGTAATTGCTCCGAAATCGTATTTCGGGGCCGATACTGTTGTGCCACTTATTGTGCTCAGCTATATTTTCGCGAACATGCGAATTGTGGTAGCCAGCGGTGTTCTAGTGCAGCGGACCACAGAACAGATGGCGCTAATTTACAGTTTGTCGGCAGCATCGAATCTAGCTCTTAACTGGTGGCTTATACCCCGGTTTGGAATGATGGGGGCTGCCATTGCTACGGCCGGATCGTACGGATTCAGCTTGCTTTTGGCATTTATTGTGGCGCAGAGGCTCTACTATGTTCCGTACGAATACAAGCGGAATTTTCTCTTATTAGGCATTTCATTTGCCACCTACTATCTCAGTACTTTGATTCGGTTCTCCCTGATATTTTCGGTGGTGGCCAAATGTCTCTTGTTGGGGGCCTTCGTTATTTTGGCGATGTGCGTGCTGGATTCGAAAGAACGAAAGATGGGAGTCGAATTGATGCGGGCGGCAGTTTATAGGGTTCGGGGGAAATTGAAAGCTGGTGGGGAACGAGTACTTCAGCCGTGA
- a CDS encoding methyltransferase domain-containing protein → MESRDWHEVLLNYPDAAVRNRYKFIADTSRARWHEKLDLGPEHKVLDLGAGLGTATEALAGRGAQVYSAEQVEERVQFMRIRFQQKGFSNVHLLRAGADSLPFRGAIFDLIVLNGVLEWMPFSRPQDNPRDAQLHYLKKAYDLLKPGGTLYLGIENRTNYSLLLGSSDPHILLRWVAVLPRPLANAVTMKKTGQPYRTYIYSYRGYCKMLSETGFKNVKGYAALPSYANPQRMVDLGANGNELSDEVWPTVNPVSKAFKSLALRFDKLKYFGPAYVMFAQK, encoded by the coding sequence ATGGAATCGCGCGATTGGCACGAAGTGCTTCTAAACTACCCAGACGCTGCCGTGCGAAACAGGTACAAGTTTATTGCTGATACATCTCGCGCTCGTTGGCACGAAAAGCTGGATTTAGGGCCCGAGCATAAAGTGCTTGATCTCGGGGCCGGGCTCGGCACCGCCACCGAAGCGTTAGCTGGACGCGGTGCCCAAGTGTATTCCGCAGAGCAGGTGGAAGAACGCGTACAGTTCATGCGCATTCGTTTTCAGCAAAAGGGATTTTCGAACGTTCACCTCCTTCGTGCCGGCGCGGATTCGCTCCCATTTCGGGGCGCGATCTTTGATCTGATTGTGCTCAATGGAGTGCTGGAATGGATGCCGTTCAGCAGACCACAGGATAATCCCCGTGATGCACAGTTGCATTACCTCAAGAAAGCTTACGATCTGCTCAAACCCGGAGGCACCCTGTATTTGGGAATTGAGAATCGGACAAACTACTCCCTGCTCTTGGGATCCTCCGATCCTCACATATTGTTAAGGTGGGTAGCGGTTTTGCCGAGGCCTCTGGCGAATGCAGTGACGATGAAAAAAACCGGGCAGCCTTATCGTACCTACATTTATTCCTATAGGGGATACTGCAAAATGCTTTCGGAGACAGGCTTCAAGAACGTGAAGGGATACGCAGCGCTACCGTCCTACGCGAATCCTCAGCGAATGGTGGATCTTGGAGCGAATGGAAATGAATTGTCTGACGAAGTGTGGCCGACCGTCAACCCGGTATCGAAGGCTTTTAAGAGCTTGGCATTGCGCTTCGACAAGCTCAAATACTTCGGCCCAGCATATGTAATGTTTGCACAAAAATAG